aagtacaagtCAATCAAAAGAAATTACACTCCAAATGACATCATGAATGATATGAATGATGACTTTGGAGTAACTATGGGATACATAAAAGCATGGAGATCAAGAGAGAAAGCTTTGCGTCTAGTAAGAGGGAACCCCGATGATTCATATCAGAAGTTGCCAATATATCTTTACATGTTGAAGCAAGAAAATCCAGGAACAATAACACACCTACTCACAGACAAGGAAGATAGATTCAAATACCTATACATAGctttctctaactcaatcaagggttggagatacttgaggcctataattgttgttgatggaacttttTTGAAAAATGCACATGGTGGTACCTTATTTTCAGCATCAACGTTAGATTCAAACAACAACATTTTCGTGTTGGCTTTTGGAATAGCAGACTCTGAAAATGATAACTCATGGCTATGGTTCTTCTCCAAACTGCGAGAAACCTATGGAGAACCCGAAGGTATGATAGCTTCAACGATATATtcttgtttacaaacaaataggAACATTTTaccaaaacaaaatacacaaatacaTGCTATTTCTTTTAGAATCTGAccaaagtaactggttaccttcaccaaaataaaaaaataaaataaaaaaattgaaaaatacataatttttgtttttttatattaaaatatttgtactTCACAGGATTGGCTATAGTTTCTGACAGACATAAGAACACAGACAATGCAGTACATATGGTGTACCCAAATGCTTTCCATGGAGCTTGCATGTTTCACTTACTAAATAATTTGAAAGGCAAGTATGGGAGCCATGGAGAAGAACTACAAATGAAATTCATTGCAGCAGCAAAAGCATACACACAAACAGaatgtgaaaactacatgaaaggCCTTGATAGAATTGATAGACGCATTAGGCCCTATTTAGAAAAAGCCAAGTATGAAACTTGGGCAAGATCATACTCGCCAACAAAAAGATACACCATGATGACATCCAACATCGCAGAATCACTCAACGCTGCACTAAAAGCTGCAAGAAATCTCCCCATTGATATCTTGGTTGAATGCCTTAGAAGTTTGGTTCAAAAGTGGGTTTGGAACAACTCAAATAATGCAAATGGAACATTCACAAAAGTCTCTACATCAACAGAAAATGAATTGAGACATGACATTGTTTCAAAAATGAAGTATGAGGTATGCAACTAAACATATTCTTACAAATCCTTATTCTGTCAATagatggtaaccagttaccttccatAAGAACAGGAAATTTTTTTTACACAGAAGCATAACTAGTTACTTTAAATCTTAAGTCTAGTTAAAATGTTTATTATCTGATTCTATTTCATGACAAACTATTTTTAGGTCTTGCCTTTCAACACAATAGAATACCAAGTTCGTGATCAAAAGGGGATAAATTTCACAGTAAATATACATAATAGAACATGCACTTGCAATAGGTTCCAAGAAGATGAAATACCTTGTGGCCATGCAGTAGCTGTCATTGCAAAAAGAAACTTGAGTGTCTATGATTATTGTGCAAAATTCTACAGAACAGAAACGTTGAAAgcattgtatcaagaaaatgttcATCCTTTGCCCCATAAAGATGAATGGAATCTCCCACAACACTTGGACATAATAGTGCTGCCTCCAAATGCAACAATTCCTGCAGGAAGACCAAGAAAGAAACGAATAAGATCAAGAGGGGAAAATAAGGTAATAATCACTTGTGAGAAATGTGCACAACCAGGACATAACAGGAAGACTTGCAGGAATCCTCCATTTCAGAAGCCAAATAAACAGAAAAAGCCAAAGACATAGATTCATATTCTACAGCAAAACAAACCTTTCATAGCTTTACTCATTGAAAGAGAGACTTTCATATTCATCAAGTATCATTCAGTATTTTAATAAGATTGTTTCAAAATGAAACACATTGATTGGTTATGCAAACTTATAAAATCCTTTCAAAATAATTTCTTGGATTTGTTTGCTTCTATTTTTCAATGCTACCATCACTATAAATAAACCATGACGAAAAAAAAATGATCGTACCCAGTTACCAAtaattaacaacaaaaacaacgatataggtaactggttaccctgaaGTTTCAATACAAGATAAATTACCCCACTATAACAATctaaaagccaaaaaaaaaaaaaaagaattaaaaccTTTACTTTCTTCTATCACAAACTcgtctatatataatattaaagttactttaatattaacttaaTAAACTGGTTGCATAACTATAAAAAAAACAAGCTTAGgggaaaaaaaaaacactcaagtaaccagttaccttcggTATATTAGGAAACAAACAGCCCGAGGACCTAGTTACCCTCAAATATCACCAATAAAATTAGTTAAACAACCCAACTAGGAACTAGTTTCCCTCAAATTATTCCATAAAACAgtggaaaaaaaatacaaaaacaaacagAAAACTAGCTACCTGATTTAAAGTGTtatctaaaatatatattaataaatgtaattaacaaACAACAAACCAATGgggaaaaaattaaaataaaaacaattaagtaaccagttacccttgGTATGTTAGCAAATAAACAACCTGGGTACCTGGTTACCCTCTAAATCATTCTTCCAAAAGCTTACAGCAAAAGAATTAACAAAACGATAtactaatatgtatatataaaatgacCTTAAGAATCCCAATGTTTTACAtaagaagaaaattaaaaaagCTAACTGTTAAACTAGAAATTGATTCATCATTTAATTACAGTTGTAGAAAAGATAAAAAACCAAAAGAAATATAATATCACTAAAAGCCTATGCAGCAATTTTCATTCTTTTCTGTCTCCTCTCCAGAAGCTTCTCAGTGAACTCATCGCTAGTTAAGTATCCCTCAAGTTCTTTGTTCTTTCCATGATAGTACAAGCTGACAGCAATGTCTTTGCGAAGGAGACGAACATCAATATTTTTAGGTATCTCATTCTCCTTCCCAAGAATTATTTGCTCAGCAAAATAAGTAGAAAACACCCCACAATCACTGCATaatataaaaaagtaaaaaaaaaaacaactaagaacatataaacaaaacagaacacaaaaaaaaaaaaaaaaaaactaaaatcaaataAACAAACTAACCAATCAGTCTGTTGAGGAATGCCTTTAGCAATGCTCAACTTCAAAGCCTCATTCTTTGCCACATCATACGGGCTAACATCAAGATTAATATCTTTACGAACATAGAAATCAATCATCTCCAGAAGAAGAGGAATCAAAACAGCAAATGCCTCAACGACAGGTAAAGTCTGATTTTCATGTTTTGCACCAGACATTGAATCATACACCGTAAGAGATCTCTGCTGTACATTAAAGTGCAACAAAATCCAGTGCATAAGACCATTCACATTAACAGGCATGACAACATCATCAAGCAAATTCCAATGAGTTGCACAAAACATGGATTCCCCcttcattatcttcaaagcaacGCAGCTCTCATCTATTTTAAATGCACCACTACCTTTTTTCTTAAAATCTTCATACATAAACACTATGTTTTGCCCAAAACAAGTGTTAGTCGTAGATACTCTTCTCTTCAaatctttagacaatttaacctTTCTCCTCAAGTAATACATCATCACATCAATATGctgcataataaaaaaaaatacatgattataaaatgatatgGGTAGAAACAAATCTACTATGACAGTAAATAAAACTTTGTCACACAAGGATAACTGGTGACCATCATCAACACAAAAACCAGTTACAATGtttaggtaaccagttacccaatgAACTACAACAAAGCAAACagtaaggtaactggttacccaataACATCATAATATATAGCATAAATAGATCACCAGACTTATtaccttgtaaaaaaaaaaagaaaaaaaaactccaacATGAAAAACCAGATAAATTAAAAAGCGAGAATCTCACTGATGAATCAACGAATTGCCCAGAGAAATAAAGGCTATGAAACCAAGTATTCTCAGAAATATGAACAAAAGTGAAGTTAATTGGAGGGTCCACAGAATTATCATCATATTTTTTGAACCTGAAAAATACATTAAAGAACAAAATAAAAAGGTTAACAAATTAATCATACATATTACACATATAACAAACTTTAAAACAAATAATGGTTGTACATACTTGTTCCTTTTCTTCAAACCATGATTAATCCAGGAATCAAACTCAGACAGTTGTTCTTTAGTGTGATTATCACCAAGTTCATTGGAAAAAGGGACAAATATTATCCAATATCGtcctctttcttttttgtttcactCCAACTTCAGAAGATCCAAATTTTGTTAAGAAAGGAGATTTTACAACAGCGCTCGGCTTCACTTGCCTTTTCCTTCCCAAAATCAGTCCAGTATCAACTGCTTGTGCATCATCATACATCACAATTGACCACTTACTTTTATCCTCCAAAGAACTACTCTCTTTAAGGGGCCTCTCAACCGAATCATTAATAACTCTCCATATTGCATTAGAGACATGAAATGTGGGAGTTCGAGGACTTGAGCATACACTTGAGTCAACTTTAATTGGCtcctaaaaaagaaataaaaatacacAACCAGAACTACATTACAAACAAGAAAACACAGAGGAAAATAAAACAATTGCTTAAACAAATAAAACGAAAAATAAGATCTTACTTTAACAGTAGAAAAAAATTGTGAAGCAATCTGAACGGAATGCTCCAAATCAGCCCCCAACTCCTCACCAATATCAACATTTTGGTAACCCCCAGAGGAATGACcataaaaaaaatcctaaaaaatacaaaaaccagcAATACTTAAACAAAATAGAACCAAAATAGACATCATAAAAGGGAAACACATAACA
This genomic interval from Humulus lupulus chromosome 8, drHumLupu1.1, whole genome shotgun sequence contains the following:
- the LOC133795308 gene encoding uncharacterized protein LOC133795308 produces the protein MDNITSLVQYGGNWNENNEYQGYTMTGILIPPNCSLDNLVNLIKKEIKEKTATIEVFYQVEKGTPPMKVVTDNSVLFFLEIKKKVAAKITDLPLCVTIVQESSNENDLLLLANQKATAEEMEVGTLLMQANQASINEQMLLEEGMSSTTNEGINVSYIPHFAEEAADFIIEDNTKRKKKLDEIQLVISDYRVNTIEQGQIYKDKNTVKSALSYYAMLHNFQFKTKRSEPREYLVTCADEKCNWLVRASKYRNQDLFKVWKCNPNHTCYVEIVLEDHRQAKSIVVGELIKNKYKSIKRNYTPNDIMNDMNDDFGVTMGYIKAWRSREKALRLVRGNPDDSYQKLPIYLYMLKQENPGTITHLLTDKEDRFKYLYIAFSNSIKASTLDSNNNIFVLAFGIADSENDNSWLWFFSKLRETYGEPEGLAIVSDRHKNTDNAVHMVYPNAFHGACMFHLLNNLKGKYGSHGEELQMKFIAAAKAYTQTECENYMKGLDRIDRRIRPYLEKAKYETWARSYSPTKRYTMMTSNIAESLNAALKAARNLPIDILVECLRSLVQKWVWNNSNNANGTFTKVSTSTENELRHDIVSKMKYEVLPFNTIEYQVRDQKGINFTVNIHNRTCTCNRFQEDEIPCGHAVAVIAKRNLSVYDYCAKFYRTETLKALYQENVHPLPHKDEWNLPQHLDIIVLPPNATIPAGRPRKKRIRSRGENKVIITCEKCAQPGHNRKTCRNPPFQKPNKQKKPKT